The genomic region attatatccatttgtaatattttaacatataaaaattcttTGTGAAAAGTTAAtgtgtattatttttatcacttatatatattatatataaataaaatataaaataaaaacatgGCAGTTAcacaatataaaaaaataaaataaaataaaataatataatataataatatatatataatataaatattttatttatacgTGAATGCCAGTGCATTTCaaaagtataaaaaaaaaaaaaaaaaaaaaaaaaatatatatatatatatatatataaataaaaatataatatatatatatatttatttatataatatattttttgtaaaaattcgttgttttcatttaattACCCATTTGGGtccatatattttactCACTCATGTGcatttgttttatttaaaaaaaatgactaatttattatgaatCCATTTTTGAAATGCGtattacaaataaattttcCCTCATAAGTTTGGAATGTTTACAGGtgaatttaataattcctttttataagaaaaaaacgAAAAGAATAGATAATCgtttttttctatttagAAGGTTTAATTCATTTGATAAAATACATTCACTGGACAAAAACtgtaataatttatcatttgaatataaaaataatattaaccatattgatgataaaaatgaattgaaccataattttataggaaaaaaaacaaactttttaaataaGCAAACAAGTGAAAACAAGAAGAAAgtattacaaaataaaaatgatgataaatataaggATTTTCATTCTGCAAATGAAAATGACGATGATAAGTTtagtaataatttttttttttgtgatGACACACATGAATTTAAAAACAATCAAATTAATGAAACTTCGACTGATAACACTTATGAATATACAaatgatgaatataatgaagatataGATGACGATTTAGATACCTTATTATTAACAAACAACTTAAACTCAAGTTTAATAGGAGAACTTTGGCATGCATCAGCAAATagtatttataaaaataataaaaagttaGATATTCaggatgaaaaaaaaaataaaaaccaaataaatgatattGATGAAACATctacaaatattattaaacaAATAGATAATTGTGTACacacaaatataaatgtacCACAAAAACATGATAACCAAAAGTGTAAGGAAAAATTTTCAAATTCATTTgttaatgaaatatatgaaaaagaagTAAAAGAAACCcaaaaaatgaaagaatATTTAGAACAACATGAAGAACATTTTTCAATGTTTAGAAATTCAATTTTATGTAAATTAAGAATAGCTGAAGAATTATCTCGAAATACTAATCACTCAagtaaagaaaatataaataattacaataaacacaaagaagaatattataaaaactTAATCGAttctataaataatacaaataacCCAATAATTAAcgtaaataataatcattatcataataaaaaaaaaaaaaaaaattataattattatccagtcaataataatattaattatgaTCATGTGGAAACCATCAAAATTTTAGATATTGATAATATTCcatgtaatatattaaataatttatttgcatataatattgtaaaaaattGTAGTGCAGAATTGtgtttaaaaataataagtaGATTAGGTATGTATAGAGATAAATATTCTCAAATATCttatgaaaatatgatTAATTATTTAGGTCAAGTATTAAATTGTTCAAAAAATGCAGAAATTATTGCACTTTTTTCTAGATGTTATGAAACTATAAGTATTCCCTTCTTAGTTAATTATGTTAGGAAATATGGTACATTCTCTAGAGCTTTTATAGTTAATATgtatgataaatattttaaaaagagATTATTTGATTTTGTAAGATATGAAAATAACATGGGAATTCGAAAAATACCAAATATATTAACTCATCCTTATCatttatcatcatatacGAAATTATTAGGGGAATGCTCAGCCAAAAAAGATATGTATGTACAGCTAAAAATACGAGGTCATATTCCAGATACTTTTCAAATAAcagaagaaaataaaagtgaagaggaaattaattatttaatgaatGCTAAAAAAGATtctaataaaaaaattgacAATGTCAATAATATAGATTTAATAGAAAAttcaacaaaaaaaaacaagaaaaaatcTAGTAAATTTATCGAAAGACCGAAAATTTATGACATCATTTTATCATCAGAATATACAGGTCTACCCATTGAACATTTTATagataaacaaaaaaagataGAAGATGACAAACACAGTAAGGATGTAATGAAAACATTACCAAATAAGGAGATAATAATTGGACATgatatattacaaaatgattttatattaaatgatgaattagataaggaaaataaacaaaaaattataataaataagaaGCAGAATGgtgatatattaaatgttaataataataataataataatgaagagTCTATACAAAGTACATATAACATCAACAAGTTAAATATTCAAGAGAATCAACAAAATGAACAGgatattcattttaataataatgaaaatacaAATTTTATTCTTGATGATGATTgtgatatatatgtatataaacGATTTAACAAATTAAACAACTCATCATTTAAAATGCAAACTACTTTGGTAAAAACAGAAacaaatgaagaaaaaaaacaaaataatgaaatagATCTCTATATTAATAAAGGACAATATTTTGAAGAAATAGATATGgatcaaaataataaatcttTATGGAAATTACCTTGGAAtagtataaaaaaagattccttttattttaaaggtagattttttaaaattataccTAATGAAGGATGGTCCGAAATTAAGGAACTATccaaaaattatattaagccaaaaagaagaagaacAAAACATTGTATTAAAAGACAAAgaattttacaaaaaaaaattaaagttaatttgtttaaaaaaaaaattttagaaaattatgataaaatgaaaaaaacaaaaaaatgaaatgaaataaaataaaataaaataaataaaatatatataattaaatgatcatttgtatatacatatatatatatatatatatatatatatatatatatatacaaattgtatgttaataaattattttgttacacaattttaataaatacatttaatgtatatatgtaactATTTTTTTGGTAATTTATTTGCAATCTgataattaaaattttttttttcaaaaggTAAGGTTATAGCCttcatttcatttttatattctaaTTTAAAGTGTATAGATAGTAATTAAAACCTAACAATATTGTTTcattaaattaaatatatattaatttaatattacttataaatatattcatatatatatatatatatatatatatatgctaTTGTCATGACAAAattcttttgtttttccaaattttacattttaCGTTTTTCTCTTATTGTATCTTCACTTGGAAATAAAGCTGTGGCAGGAGACGTACATGATGTTAATGATAACATTCTTTCTACATATGAATCTCCATAGTCATCTCTAAATGTCCTGAAACTCAAAGGTTCTAATGGTGTTTTTCTTAAATGACTTTCCCATCCTTTTATTAAATTCCCTCCATTAACATTACAATTCTTATGATATTCTGATTCAAGTCTTAAAATTTTATCTTCTAATGCTTTTATAGAACTTTCCAGcttttttttacatttcATTATATCACGTTTAACCTTatgtttcatttttatctaatctaatattatattatgcatattatatatatatatatatatatataataataataataataataataaataaagaaattaaaaaataaaattagaaaaaaaaaaaaaaaaatttatttttttttaaataaatatattatattataatatataaatatattttatacatatagttttttttttttttttatttgtgaataaattttaaaaataaatattatatataatattgaaaaaatatataagcatctatttattattttatatatatatataatataatatatatatagtattttttttttttttttttttttttttttNNNNNNNNNNNNNNNNNNNNNNNNNNNNNNNNNNNNNNNNNNNNNNNNNNNNNNNNNNNNNNNNNNNNNNNNNNNNNNNNNNNNNNNNNNNNNNNNNNNNNNNNNNNNNNNNNNNNNNNNNNNNNNNNNNNNNNNNNNNNNNNNNNNNNNNNNNNNNNNNNNNNNNNNNNNNNNNNNNNNNNNNNNNNNNNNNNNNNNNNNNNNNNNNNNNNNNNNNNNNNNNNNNNNNNNNNNNNNNNNNNNNNNNNataatattttttttttttttttttttttttttttggcCTATTGTCTTCgctatatatttttatatgcgctttaactttttaattaatttcGATATAAACATAggaatttataaaatgaattcttttttttgtaataaattaataatacattataataaaatataaattatgaaggtaaatatatttgttttacaaaaatattcccttttttaaattttatataaataatatttaaggtaatattttaatttaatttgtttaaacaaaaagaaTTTTTGAAGATTCTGTTAATATAACAgatttttatacatataaaaaaaaggtattatatatatatatatatttttggCATTTTCTCATGAGAACATCAAATTTAAAAGAACctaatatttaaatatgtaaattttttttttcttttttttttcttttttcgTTTTGTTCCTTATAAGTATACCTTATTCAAccatatattatatatatgtaaaaaaataatggtatttattatgatcatttatatatatttaaaaaattaatataatagtaTGTTTGTGATTTTAAACGGTACACcttaaaataaaataaatgaataaataaataaataataaaatgataaataataaaaatgaattttttaaaaaccTTCTgagattatatatacaaaatatataagaaagttataaaaaaaaaaaaaaattataattttaatatttcttttttgcTATATGTGTCTATAATGTTGcgaatattataaaaggtttataaaaaatacataataatataaatataaaaaaaataaatataagaatatattttttcccCTTTCTATATGGGCAAACCGTACATAACTCCTGCAGAACCCGTACCGTAGGGTAGGCGACAATATTGCTTAGCTTCTGTTAAGGCTTCTGTTATACTTAACcacatatatttcttattttgattaatataataaaggtttttatttacaaaaatattcgtattataataatctgtgaaatatatatagaaaaatttattttttattataaatttatagaTATTCATAGGTACAGTAATAAAATTGTCACCAATATCCATATCTAATTTTAgtaaatttatattgttattaaataatttttcaatattttttatattttgataattttttatattttgattatttttcatattttttaaaaataattctaAAAAGAAACTAAAGCTTAAATTCAAAGATGgtaatttttcattatatatgaattttgattgaaataaagaagaagaatTTGGTTGTGTCCATTTCCATAAAAAGTTCTGTGTAAATCCATCTACTTCTCCGTCAGTTACATTCCATAAATTTCcaaaaacaaataaagaTCCTCCTActatataatcataaacAGTACCCCAGGCATCTAAATCAAAACCGTATGATGAAATAAGACCAGAACTACAACCTATTAAGAATGTACAACAATTTAATCCTTTGCTAAGTGgacttatatatatttttgaattattattattattattattatcaatattatttccatcaacattattatcatcactagtattatccttattttttgtaGTGTTCCTtagttttatattttctaaatgaactaatatattattaatagatcctatattttttcttttcatatctttttttataaaattacgtgtgttcttttcattttttgttaaaGCAAATGTAGAAGAGTTTCTCTTCCtttgatttatattttgtattgCAATAGAACTATTTTCAACTTgttgattttttttattattatatttattagtatataaatttattactTCCTTTATTTTAGGATACTTTTtcaaatttataattttcttttcaaCAATATAATCTATAATGAATTCTAGACTAGGTAATCCATTTTTaatgttttcttttttcatatattgTTCTGCACCTTGGTGTCCAcaatacaaaaataaatcatcATTACATAAATGATctattaaaatattttcatttggTACATTACCAATATATCCATCccaatttttatatttatatttttctttatttttatgatatataaatggAATAATAGCATCTTCAGTCCTTTTTAAATCACCATTAGgattaattaaaaaaaatattttacttttataaGGATCAATTATTCTTGGGCTACTAATATAATATggtacatattttataccATTAACTTCGTATGTTTTTGATCCATATTCTCTTTCATTTGAATATGTTCTTCTTTTATCCTTCTTCGagatttttaaaaatgaactCATACgctttatctttttttcaCCAAAATATGCTTCAGATTCACTTATGctattttttcttttagAATAAAGATAATCACAACattcttctttattatcaattgacattatattttgaaaatttAATGAATTTCTAAcattcataaatattttcttaagTTCATCCTCATTTTGTACTAATTCTACAGATGAATCTGATGAATTTGATAAAGAACGTGTTATGGATATATTACTTGAAattatacttttattattttttatagtttttttttttttatttctatccaatatatattctttttcactcatattatattcatcctttctttttttttcttcttctcCTTTATCACTTAAAAATTGTGTACTACATGAAGttaaatttcttttattttttgatctttccttatatttattaataaaaggATTTATAAAGGAATATTCTATATTCATGCTTTTTCTTgattttttatgatttttcttttcttttgtattattacttttatttgAATACATTGGGttcttttcttcttcttttgtAACAATTAAattgtaattattatctccttttttattatttagaagattattattattatttgcatcatcatcttcgattataacaaattcctctttttcattttttcttttcatatttattgaATTCTCAAATGTTTTACCTTGGTTCTTATTAAACGAATTCTTGTTAGCGTATAAATTGGAAATGTTATAATTACCATTTGGATTATCCTTCATAATATCATTCTTCGTCATAATCatactactactactactattattattattattattattattattattattaatatttatatttttaattatatcCTTCAAAGTTGTCGAATTATATGTCGCTCTACGCGccacattttttttatcacaCACATTTTCAGATGAATCGATCTcccattttttattatattcataatttatatattttttcatatccATATCATccacattattattatattcatcctcatcattattattatgttcatcttcatcattattattatattcatcctcatcattattattatattcatcctcatcattattattatattcatactcatcattattattatattcatcttcatcattattattatattcatcctcatctttattattatatccatcctcatcattattattatattcatccTCGCCATGcttattatcataaatatattttttttttttacctATACTTTTACCACTCTTTATCTTATTTACCAACcttttatacaaataagTAGTTACCATTTTACTCACACCCCTTACAATATATGAATCCTTTAAAGGTTCCAAGTTTTCTAAAGATATTCTACTTAAATTACTATgcaaatataaaataacaggattttttcttacactattattttctacatttcttgtatatatatatttatctttatttgttttatctATTGTAAGATTACAAAATAAGACATCCTTAATAAATGAATGtgtgataatattaaaaaagtcaaaaatattcattGGATCTATATCTGCATTCTCAAAAACAtctattaatatatgatataaatacatccttaatttaataaaagagCATCTCAATAATCCTTTAacacatttttttcttaaatctaaaaatttcaaaaaatttttCTCCGGTAATTCTTCATATCTTTGTTTCATATCATAATCAAAGAAAATACCAGATATtgtatttcttttattattttttttttta from Plasmodium reichenowi strain SY57 chromosome 8, whole genome shotgun sequence harbors:
- a CDS encoding histone acetyltransferase subunit NuA4, putative, producing MKHKVKRDIMKCKKKLESSIKALEDKILRLESEYHKNCNVNGGNLIKGWESHLRKTPLEPLSFRTFRDDYGDSYVERMLSLTSCTSPATALFPSEDTIREKRKM
- a CDS encoding hypothetical protein (conserved Plasmodium protein, unknown function); amino-acid sequence: MRITNKFSLISLECLQVNLIIPFYKKKTKRIDNRFFLFRRFNSFDKIHSLDKNCNNLSFEYKNNINHIDDKNELNHNFIGKKTNFLNKQTSENKKKVLQNKNDDKYKDFHSANENDDDKFSNNFFFCDDTHEFKNNQINETSTDNTYEYTNDEYNEDIDDDLDTLLLTNNLNSSLIGELWHASANSIYKNNKKLDIQDEKKNKNQINDIDETSTNIIKQIDNCVHTNINVPQKHDNQKCKEKFSNSFVNEIYEKEVKETQKMKEYLEQHEEHFSMFRNSILCKLRIAEELSRNTNHSSKENINNYNKHKEEYYKNLIDSINNTNNPIINVNNNHYHNKKKKKNYNYYPVNNNINYDHVETIKILDIDNIPCNILNNLFAYNIVKNCSAELCLKIISRLGMYRDKYSQISYENMINYLGQVLNCSKNAEIIALFSRCYETISIPFLVNYVRKYGTFSRAFIVNMYDKYFKKRLFDFVRYENNMGIRKIPNILTHPYHLSSYTKLLGECSAKKDMYVQLKIRGHIPDTFQITEENKSEEEINYLMNAKKDSNKKIDNVNNIDLIENSTKKNKKKSSKFIERPKIYDIILSSEYTGLPIEHFIDKQKKIEDDKHSKDVMKTLPNKEIIIGHDILQNDFILNDELDKENKQKIIINKKQNGDILNVNNNNNNNEESIQSTYNINKLNIQENQQNEQDIHFNNNENTNFILDDDCDIYVYKRFNKLNNSSFKMQTTLVKTETNEEKKQNNEIDLYINKGQYFEEIDMDQNNKSLWKLPWNSIKKDSFYFKGRFFKIIPNEGWSEIKELSKNYIKPKRRRTKHCIKRQRILQKKIKVNLFKKKILENYDKMKKTKK